The stretch of DNA AAAACGTGCTCGACATCCTGCAAGAGCATCGGCTAGATAAAGAAGCCGACACGCTGCAACGCTTCTATGACAGCGTGAAAATGCGTGCCGAGGGCATCGACAACGCCGAAGGTAAGCAGAAAATCATTGTCGAGCTGTACGATAAATTCTTCCGCAACGCCTTCCCGCGCATGACCGAGCGGCTAGGTATTGTCTATACGCCCGTTGAGGTGGTGGACTTCATCATCCACAGCGTTGACCACATTCTCAAGACTGAGTTCGGTCAAAGCTTGGGTAGCGACGGCGTGCACATCATCGACCCGTTTACGGGAACGGGTACGTTCATTACCCGCTTGCTGCAAAGCGGCCTGATTTCCAAAGAACAACTGCAAGCCAAATACAAAGGCCAAATTCACGCCAATGAAATCGTGCTGCTGGCCTACTACATCGCCGCCATCAATATCGAAGCGGTGTACCACAGTATCGTCGGTGGCGACTATGTGCCATTTGAAGGAATTTGCCTGACCGACACCTTCCAGATGTATGAGAAGGAAGATTTAGTAGACCAATTGCTGGAGCACAACAGCGCACGGCGTAAAAAGCAGAAGGCGCTGGATATTCGGGTGATTATTGGCAATCCCCCATATTCAGCAGGTCAAGATAGTGCTAACGACAACAATCAAAATGTCGCCTATCCGATGCTGGATAGCGCGATTCGTAATAGTTATGCTGCCCGTTCAAATGCCACACTAAAAAATGCGCTGTATGACTCATATATTCGAGCGATTCGCTGGGCATCAGACCGTCTTGGCGATAGTGGTGTTATTGGGTTTGTAACAAACGCAGGGTTTCTAGAAGCTAATACTGCGGATGGTTTGCGGAGGTGTTTAGTAGATGAATTCAGCAATATTTACGTCTTCCATTTACGTGGCAATGCACGTACTTCTGGTGAGCTTCGTCGAAAAGAAAAAGACAACGTCTTTGGTATGGGTACGCGCACTCCAATTGCGATTACCTTGCTAGTAAAAAATCCAAGAGCAGAACAGCGTGGCCAAATTTATTGGCATGATATTGGCGACTACCTCACTCAGAAAGAGAAATTAAATATTATTGCTGGCTACAAGAGCATTGCAGGCATTCATGAGTCTGAGGAATGGCAATCTATTACTCCTGATGAACACGGGGATTGGATAGGGCAGCGTGATGATAGTTTTTCAGACTTTATTGCTCTTGGCGATAAGAAAACAAAAGGTGCAGCCGCTTTATTTGACAATTATTCGCAAGGCGTGAAAACAAATAGAGACGCATGGTGCTACAACTCATCGAGAGATGTATTAGTCAGTAAAATGGGTTCGATGATTGACTTTTACAACTTCGAAATGCAGCGCTATCAAGAGGCTTGTAAGAAAGAAAATCAAGGCAATTTGCCTGTCGTTAATGATTTCATTAATGCCGACCCGACTAAAATCAGCTGGACTAGAGAGGTTCAAGCAGACCTGAGCCGATTTACAAGTCGTAAATTTGAAGAGAAATCTATTACAACTGGGCTGTATCGCCCATTCTCAAAGCAGTGGATGTATTTCAATCAACACTTCAATAACTGCGTGTACCAAATGCCGAAAATTTTTCCTGTGCCTTCAGCGGAAAACTTGGTTATTTGCGTCACCGGCATTGGTGAGTCGAAAGGATTTACACCGCTTATATCAAATTCAGTGCCCAATCTACATCTAGTTGCGGGCTCACAGTGCTTTCCCCTCTATCTTTATGAAGCTCAAACCGACGGAGCGAAAAAAGTAGATACCCATCAAGGGGATCTACTTGCAGGCGTTTATGAACAAGGTCTAGAAATCAATACCCAAGGATACACTAGAAAAGATGCCATCACCGATGAAGGCTTGGCGCATTTCCATGCGGCTTATCCAGACCAGAATATCAGCAAGGAAGACGTGTTTTATTACGTCTATGGCCTGCTTCATTCGTCGGATTACCGCGAACGGTACGCCGATAATCTGAGCAAAGAATTGCCGCGCATTCCTTGCGTGAAAACCTATGCCGATTTTCAGGCTTTCAGCCAAGCAGGCCGTGACTTGGCCGAGCTGCACCTGAACTACGAAACTGTCGAAATGTACCCAGCACAAATCGTTGGTGGTGCGTTACTGCTAAAAGACAGCGATTACCGCGTCGAGAAGATGAAGTATGGCAAAGACAAAGATAAGACCACGCTCATCTACAACGACAAAATCACCATTACCGGCATTCCGCTGGAAGCGTATGAATACGTGGTCAACGGCAAACCAGCACTGGATTGGGTTGTTGAGCGTCAATGCGTCAGTACCCACAAAGACAGCGGCATCGTCAACGATGCGAATGACTGGGCAATCGAAACCATGCAAAACCCGAAATACCCGCTAGAACTATTCCTGCGCGTGGTAACAGTATCGCAGGAAACGATGAAGATTGTGAACGCGCTGCCAGCTTTGCAAATTGCCTAAGAAATTCGGGATGGACGATATGGGTTCAAGCATTGAAGAAACAGCAAGTTCAGTTGCCAAGCGCATCTTAGAACCAGACTCACGCGTGAGTTCCTTCGGATCAATAGCCGCAACAGCTAGTTTGGCCGCGTTGAAGCATCAAGCCGAACAAAGAGCATCGCTTTTGAATGGACTTGAATTAAATGCTGTAACTAAATTGCAAAAACAGCTTAGCGGGCTAGCTAAATATTCGGCAGGTATAAACTTGAATCGCCTAAAGTCGATGGGGCTGGCAAATTCGATGATTGCTGAACATTCAAGGTTACTTAGTAGTTTGGCACCAAAAGTACCTGATTCGCTCGCTAAAGCAACACAGGCAATAGATTATCAGCGAAGTGGAATCAATGCTGCCCTTGAAGCTATTAATGCATCAAATTCGGGCTGGGCAAAGCACGCGGCAATCTTGCAAGGAACTTTTGCATCGAGTTTTCTAACTGATGCAAAACGCTTGCTGGGTGAGCCGCTATCAAGCTTTACCAAACAAATTGAGGCCATGAACGCGTTAGACCCAGCCAATTCAATGAGGCACGTGATGGAGGCATTGCGTGCACCATCTCTGAGAATGAGTGAGAGAATCGCTGCAATTTCACAGTCATCGCCAAATTATCTGAGCGAAGTGCTTGCTGCCCTGAATGAGCCAACACGTAAATTTGCCGAGCAAATGAGTACACTTCAGGAGTTGCATAAAAGAAGTGCAGCTGAGCAGTACGCTTTTGTAAATCATCGGATAGAACTGGAAGGACTAGATACCTTTGCTGCAGGTGAGGTTGGAATTCGACCGGCATCCGATGAAGAAATTGCGCTTAATTGTTTTGCTAATAGTGGCGTTTATACTGATGGTATTAAAGCGATTGAAGCATTAACTAAAGTCCTAGTAGAAGTATCTAATAATCAGGCTCAAAAAAAATCGAATCCTCTTTGGTTGCAGATTTTTGTTAATGCAATTGGTGGGCTTGTTGCTAGTATTATTTTTTTAATTGTTCAAGCCCCTTTGGCGAAAGCATGGAGTGAGTTTACTAATGTTGCGAAACCTGAACTGAATAAAAAAGAGGTGCGCGCATTAATTCAGCCCCAAATGAGAATTGACTGTATTAATGTGCGTAAGCTCGTTAGGAAAAATGGCTTAGAGGTACGAGCAACTGCATCCGCGAATTCCAAGATTATCAGCCGCTTACAGTGTTGGGATTTGGTCGTGGTGCAAGAGGCACGTAAAGACTGGTCATTGATTTCTTGGACGGATAATTCAGGAAGTCTTAAAGTTCAAGGTTGGGTCTTCTCAAGGTACTTGAGCAAACCCAACCAATTGTAATTGTATGTTAAAAAATAAAGTCTCCTTCTGGGAAGGTAGAATAGCCTTCCCCCTCATCCGAGGTTGCAAATTTTTGTGGCTTTATTTCTTCGCGATAGCAACACAGACAATGTTGGATCCACCTAAAAGCAAACGGCATTTTTTCATCCATCAAGCATTCGCAAACTCCGTAATGAATTTCTTGTTGATCATTAAGATTATTTAAAATACGGTAAATTTGATTGATGTGCTGCAAGTTTTGATAGAGCATGGTTAGCGCTATTAACATGGAATCATTAAAATCACTATTTGAGCCACACATTTTTCGTAGCGGCTTGTCTTTTTTCTTGTATACCGCATTTGCAAGGCATGTCATTTCCTCCTCGAAATTTGGAATATTTAAATTCAAATAAACTCTGGTTCTTTCCAAATTATATATTGATGATTCATCGTGGCCGTTAGCAGTTGGGTTAAGATAGGCCGGCTCCAGATCGTCCACCCAAAAATCTTCATACCTTTCCTCTTTGTAATTAAACATCTTATTTGTATGAATTGATTTTAGCCAGCCATATAGCATTTCCTGATCAAATAGCCGTACCTCAGCAATAAAAGGCTTCCCCTCAAAAATTAAACACTCCATTGTTTCAAGCCACATGTCTTCAGGTCTAGGTTTGGTTGGCTTCTTAATTGTAAATTCTTCCATTGGGTTCATCCTTTATACGAATGGGGTGTCGTCTTGTTGTGGCGCCATCCTTATAACACCACTGTAAATTTTTTCGTCACTATTGTGTTTAATTAAAAAAGACTGAAGATATTTATTGGCTCTGTTTTGCATAGTTTCCAATGCGACATTTCTTTCGTTTTCTCTCCTTAGGTTTAATTCATTGAACTTCACCTGCAGTTCTTCTGGCGAAATTACCTCTTCAATTCTCCTAAGGCTATTCTTTGCTCCATCTAGCTCTTTTTTTAGCCTTGAAATTTCACGAAGCTGACCTTCTTTCTCTTCAATTCCAGAATCTAATTTATTCATTGTTACACTGGTAACGTGCGCCACTCCAGATTTCATGCCAATCTTATGTGCATTGCTCAGCAGTGAAACCACTTCGTCAGCCGTAT from Chitinibacter fontanus encodes:
- a CDS encoding DEAD/DEAH box helicase, producing MYSKVWTYADWAKGQGMDARDTGIDLVAQTQGTNEYHAIQCKFYSEEHRVTKADIDSFFTASGKKPFTHRVIVTTTNNWSEHANDALQNQQPPVSKIDLHDLENSQIDWAKYQPNHVPELKEKKKLREHQISALIAVEQGLATAERGKLIMACGTGKTFTSLKIAEKLAGTGKRVLFLVPSLSLLSQTLTEWTQESETPLHSFAVCSDSEVGNKRKKDDDVVQTFAHELRYPATTNPERLAAEMGKRHDAHHMSVVFSTYHSIDVISKAQKDFALADFDLIICDEAHRTTGATFGDDDESNFVKVHDASFIKAAKRLYMTATPRIYGENAKAKADTDNVALCSMDDESLYGKELYVINFSEAVRRKLLVDYKVLVLAVSKEHVSASMQQLLKSDDNQLKVDDAAKIIGCWKGLSKQDTQEDLADDNEPMRRAVAFCQVIENTGKSKTHKVSSVNIAKMFSDVVEAYKKQEFSEDLASVKLQCEAEHVDGGMNASEKESKLSWLKETTPDNTCRILSNVRCLSEGVDVPALDAVLFLTPRNSQVDVVQSVGRVMRRAEGKTRGYIILPVVIPSDKEAHDALDKNDAFKVVWQVLQALRSHDDRFDAMVNRMSVGSFDISKMEVISVTNALNKKTTKAATSKVKNADAGKGQFGIGEAVKKPAKPEQGELQFQIGEIERAIYAKVVQKCGNRQHWEKWASDIAEIARTHISRITAIIEDESNTVERQAFFAFANELRDDLNDSITDAEVIEMLAQHLITKPVFDALFSDYSFASHNPMSCAMQNVLDILQEHRLDKEADTLQRFYDSVKMRAEGIDNAEGKQKIIVELYDKFFRNAFPRMTERLGIVYTPVEVVDFIIHSVDHILKTEFGQSLGSDGVHIIDPFTGTGTFITRLLQSGLISKEQLQAKYKGQIHANEIVLLAYYIAAINIEAVYHSIVGGDYVPFEGICLTDTFQMYEKEDLVDQLLEHNSARRKKQKALDIRVIIGNPPYSAGQDSANDNNQNVAYPMLDSAIRNSYAARSNATLKNALYDSYIRAIRWASDRLGDSGVIGFVTNAGFLEANTADGLRRCLVDEFSNIYVFHLRGNARTSGELRRKEKDNVFGMGTRTPIAITLLVKNPRAEQRGQIYWHDIGDYLTQKEKLNIIAGYKSIAGIHESEEWQSITPDEHGDWIGQRDDSFSDFIALGDKKTKGAAALFDNYSQGVKTNRDAWCYNSSRDVLVSKMGSMIDFYNFEMQRYQEACKKENQGNLPVVNDFINADPTKISWTREVQADLSRFTSRKFEEKSITTGLYRPFSKQWMYFNQHFNNCVYQMPKIFPVPSAENLVICVTGIGESKGFTPLISNSVPNLHLVAGSQCFPLYLYEAQTDGAKKVDTHQGDLLAGVYEQGLEINTQGYTRKDAITDEGLAHFHAAYPDQNISKEDVFYYVYGLLHSSDYRERYADNLSKELPRIPCVKTYADFQAFSQAGRDLAELHLNYETVEMYPAQIVGGALLLKDSDYRVEKMKYGKDKDKTTLIYNDKITITGIPLEAYEYVVNGKPALDWVVERQCVSTHKDSGIVNDANDWAIETMQNPKYPLELFLRVVTVSQETMKIVNALPALQIA
- a CDS encoding SH3 domain-containing protein — its product is MGSSIEETASSVAKRILEPDSRVSSFGSIAATASLAALKHQAEQRASLLNGLELNAVTKLQKQLSGLAKYSAGINLNRLKSMGLANSMIAEHSRLLSSLAPKVPDSLAKATQAIDYQRSGINAALEAINASNSGWAKHAAILQGTFASSFLTDAKRLLGEPLSSFTKQIEAMNALDPANSMRHVMEALRAPSLRMSERIAAISQSSPNYLSEVLAALNEPTRKFAEQMSTLQELHKRSAAEQYAFVNHRIELEGLDTFAAGEVGIRPASDEEIALNCFANSGVYTDGIKAIEALTKVLVEVSNNQAQKKSNPLWLQIFVNAIGGLVASIIFLIVQAPLAKAWSEFTNVAKPELNKKEVRALIQPQMRIDCINVRKLVRKNGLEVRATASANSKIISRLQCWDLVVVQEARKDWSLISWTDNSGSLKVQGWVFSRYLSKPNQL